A window from Candidatus Methylomirabilis sp. encodes these proteins:
- a CDS encoding glycosyltransferase family 2 protein, with protein sequence MRIAVVIPALDEEAAIGEVVREVPRNLVREIIVVDNGSVDRTAAAARAAGARVVSEAVRGYGAACLAGALAAREADVLVFLDGDRSDDPADMARVLTPLLEGRADLVLGSRLSGDLEAGALSPHQRLGNRLVTFLLRLLYGLRLTDIGPFRAIRAEVLRGLGMEQKTHGWPVEMIVKAARRGYRVVEVPVRCRRRIGRSKVGGTLRGSLLAGYRLLSTTLRYAWRR encoded by the coding sequence ATGCGGATCGCGGTGGTCATTCCTGCCCTCGATGAGGAGGCGGCCATCGGCGAGGTCGTCCGCGAGGTGCCCCGGAACCTGGTCCGGGAGATCATCGTGGTGGACAACGGCAGCGTGGACCGGACAGCGGCGGCGGCGCGAGCCGCCGGGGCCCGTGTCGTCTCGGAGGCGGTGCGGGGCTACGGCGCGGCCTGCCTGGCCGGGGCCCTGGCGGCCCGGGAAGCCGACGTGCTCGTCTTCCTCGACGGCGACCGGAGCGATGATCCGGCCGACATGGCGCGCGTCCTCACGCCGCTGCTCGAGGGGCGAGCCGATCTGGTCCTCGGCTCGCGCCTCTCGGGCGACCTGGAGGCGGGCGCGCTGAGCCCGCACCAGCGCCTCGGCAATCGACTGGTCACCTTCCTCCTGCGGCTGCTGTACGGCCTCCGGCTCACCGACATCGGCCCGTTCCGGGCCATCCGGGCGGAAGTCCTGCGGGGCCTGGGGATGGAGCAGAAGACCCACGGCTGGCCCGTGGAGATGATCGTGAAGGCGGCCCGGCGGGGCTACCGGGTCGTGGAGGTCCCCGTCCGGTGTCGCCGGCGGATCGGCCGGTCGAAGGTGGGTGGCACACTGCGCGGGAGCCTGCTGGCGGGCTATCGCCTGCTCTCGACCACCCTGCGGTATGCCTGGAGGAGGTAG
- a CDS encoding bifunctional methionine sulfoxide reductase B/A protein, translating into MKAFVKPSDEELKKRLTPLQYWVTQGEGTEPPFQNESWDNKKHGLYVDVVSGEPLFSSLEKYDSGTGWPSFTRPLEPDTLTTREDRTLWMARTEVRSKHTASHLGHVFPDGPKPTGLRYCINSAALRFVPLEELAEAGYGEYLARFEKAGVFGQSGSSEEGGASGRDSGRRQVALFAGGCFWGMEDILRGLPGVLDTEVGYTGGSTPRATYAQVKGGTTGHAEAIRVVFDPERLPYERLLETFFRLHDPTTRNRQGNDVGTQYRSAIFTLDEEQRRIAQEVKARVEASGKWKRPIVTEIVAASDFWPAEEYHQDYLRKNPGGYTCHYLRD; encoded by the coding sequence ATGAAAGCGTTCGTCAAGCCATCCGACGAGGAGCTCAAGAAGCGGCTGACACCGCTGCAGTACTGGGTGACCCAGGGCGAAGGGACCGAGCCGCCCTTCCAGAACGAGTCCTGGGACAACAAGAAGCACGGCCTCTACGTGGACGTGGTCTCCGGCGAGCCGCTCTTCTCGTCACTCGAGAAGTACGACTCCGGCACCGGCTGGCCGAGCTTCACCCGGCCGCTCGAGCCCGACACCCTCACCACCCGCGAGGACCGCACGCTCTGGATGGCGCGCACCGAGGTGCGATCCAAGCACACCGCCTCGCACCTGGGCCACGTCTTCCCCGACGGGCCCAAGCCGACCGGGCTGCGCTACTGCATCAACTCGGCGGCCCTGCGCTTCGTCCCGCTCGAGGAGCTTGCCGAAGCGGGGTACGGGGAGTACCTGGCCCGCTTTGAGAAGGCCGGCGTCTTCGGGCAGTCTGGCTCGTCCGAAGAGGGTGGCGCGTCTGGCAGGGACTCGGGGAGGCGCCAGGTCGCGCTCTTCGCCGGGGGGTGCTTCTGGGGGATGGAGGACATCCTGCGCGGCCTGCCCGGCGTGCTGGACACCGAGGTCGGCTACACCGGCGGGAGCACGCCCCGTGCGACCTACGCGCAGGTGAAGGGGGGAACGACCGGCCATGCCGAGGCGATCCGGGTCGTCTTTGATCCGGAGCGGCTGCCGTACGAGCGACTCCTGGAGACCTTCTTCCGCTTGCACGACCCGACGACCCGGAACCGGCAGGGCAACGACGTCGGCACCCAGTACCGCTCCGCCATCTTCACCCTCGACGAGGAGCAGCGGCGGATCGCCCAAGAGGTGAAGGCGCGGGTTGAAGCGTCGGGGAAGTGGAAGCGGCCCATCGTCACCGAGATCGTGGCGGCCTCGGACTTCTGGCCGGCCGAGGAGTACCACCAGGACTATCTCAGGAAAAATCCGGGAGGCTACACCTGCCACTATCTGCGCGACTGA
- the ispE gene encoding 4-(cytidine 5'-diphospho)-2-C-methyl-D-erythritol kinase: MQARTVHAPAKLNVILEVLGRRPDGYHDLWSVLVLVDLCDTVTVASRRRGIHLTVRPPVVPAGPENLAFRAAETFFETWARPGGAAITLRKRIPVGAGLGGGSSDAAAVLAALNAMAGRPLTRERLLDLAAGLGSDVPFFFSGGAALVTGRGEKVADLPPPPPRWLVLALTGGPVSTAWAYGRLAPGERRVPDPTWTAAASAGQTEALLGMAINRLEEVVFAARPDLAALKVRLQTLGAAPVGLTGTGAALFGFAPRRDAARAWRDTLKDEGHEAWLCRTLPENPIRATALA; the protein is encoded by the coding sequence ATGCAGGCCCGTACTGTCCACGCTCCCGCCAAGCTCAACGTCATCCTCGAGGTTCTCGGGCGGCGTCCCGACGGCTACCACGATCTCTGGAGCGTCCTGGTCCTGGTGGACCTGTGCGATACGGTGACGGTCGCCTCCCGCAGGCGGGGGATCCACCTCACGGTCCGTCCCCCCGTCGTGCCCGCAGGACCCGAGAACCTGGCCTTCCGGGCGGCCGAGACCTTTTTCGAGACCTGGGCTCGCCCCGGGGGGGCCGCCATCACCCTCCGGAAGCGGATCCCGGTCGGAGCAGGCCTGGGGGGCGGCTCGAGCGATGCCGCGGCCGTCCTGGCCGCGCTCAACGCGATGGCGGGGCGGCCGCTCACCCGGGAGCGGTTGCTCGATCTCGCCGCCGGCCTGGGCTCGGACGTCCCCTTCTTCTTCTCCGGGGGGGCGGCCCTCGTCACCGGCCGCGGGGAGAAGGTGGCTGACCTTCCCCCCCCGCCCCCCCGCTGGCTGGTCCTGGCACTCACGGGCGGGCCGGTCTCCACCGCCTGGGCCTACGGGCGGCTCGCGCCCGGGGAGCGACGGGTCCCGGATCCGACCTGGACGGCCGCCGCTTCGGCCGGGCAGACGGAGGCCCTGCTCGGCATGGCCATCAACAGGCTTGAAGAGGTGGTGTTCGCGGCCCGGCCCGACCTGGCCGCGCTGAAGGTGCGTCTTCAGACGCTGGGGGCCGCCCCGGTCGGCCTGACCGGCACCGGCGCCGCGCTCTTCGGCTTTGCGCCGAGACGGGACGCGGCCCGGGCCTGGAGGGACACCTTGAAGGACGAGGGCCATGAGGCCTGGCTCTGCCGCACCCTCCCCGAGAACCCCATCCGCGCCACCGCCCTCGCCTGA
- a CDS encoding radical SAM protein — protein MGEPKRPPVAATLPRTLYLETTNRCDSKCQTCIRTFLTLEPPKDLTLAELTRIVEQFPALDRVVLHGIGEPLLNRELFAMIAYLKGRGAAVLFNSDTIGLTPKRAVRLVESGLDEFRVSLDAASRELYARVRGVDRFDRVVENVRDLVDLKRRMERQSPRVSLWFTAMKVNLHELPALVRLAAAIAVPEVYVQRLVFTGHGLAVQEQSLHGGLYERQEALIVEAEGLGRTLGVALKASGLTTPLESLRGTEAGRRPWSGCQRPWTVSYVTANGNVLPCCIAPWSAKNYRGAVLGNVLEQEFAAVWNGERYQQFRTDFESDVPPDPCRGCGLRWSI, from the coding sequence ATGGGCGAGCCGAAGCGTCCCCCCGTCGCCGCGACCCTGCCCCGGACGCTGTACCTCGAGACGACCAACCGCTGCGACTCGAAGTGCCAGACCTGCATCCGCACGTTCCTCACCCTGGAGCCGCCGAAGGACCTCACCCTGGCGGAACTCACGAGGATCGTGGAGCAGTTCCCCGCCCTAGACCGGGTCGTCCTGCACGGCATCGGCGAGCCGCTCCTCAACCGCGAGCTCTTCGCCATGATCGCCTACCTCAAGGGTCGGGGCGCGGCGGTCCTCTTCAACTCCGACACCATCGGCCTGACCCCGAAGCGGGCCGTCCGGCTCGTCGAGAGCGGGCTGGACGAGTTCCGGGTTTCCCTCGACGCGGCCAGCCGGGAGTTGTATGCGCGGGTCCGGGGGGTGGATCGGTTCGACCGGGTCGTGGAAAACGTGCGAGACCTGGTGGACCTCAAGCGGCGGATGGAGCGCCAGTCCCCCCGGGTCTCCCTCTGGTTCACGGCGATGAAGGTGAACCTGCACGAATTGCCCGCCCTGGTCCGGCTCGCCGCCGCGATCGCCGTCCCGGAGGTCTATGTTCAGCGCCTCGTCTTCACCGGCCACGGGCTGGCCGTCCAGGAGCAGTCGCTGCACGGGGGGCTTTACGAGCGGCAGGAGGCCCTGATCGTCGAGGCAGAGGGTCTCGGCCGGACACTCGGGGTCGCGCTCAAGGCGTCGGGGCTCACCACCCCGCTGGAGAGCCTCCGGGGGACGGAGGCGGGCAGGCGCCCCTGGTCCGGCTGCCAGCGCCCCTGGACCGTGAGCTACGTGACCGCCAACGGCAACGTCCTGCCCTGCTGCATCGCCCCCTGGAGCGCGAAGAACTACCGGGGGGCCGTCCTGGGGAACGTCCTCGAGCAGGAGTTCGCGGCGGTCTGGAACGGCGAGCGCTACCAGCAGTTCCGGACCGATTTCGAGAGCGATGTCCCGCCCGATCCGTGCCGGGGGTGCGGGCTGCGCTGGAGTATCTGA
- a CDS encoding PQQ-binding-like beta-propeller repeat protein, whose amino-acid sequence MRRRGTGVALVVVALLAGGAVGAVLAQTAPVPPAALAPLAQSHWPKYRHDLWNTGRSAVSGPRTGALKWTFSTGRAEQNGGIETDPVIGPDGTVYLGANNGILYGLDPESGEIRWAFPTGFDTFGIYSTPAILRDGTVVFGAKDGKVYGVRPPPAGILGEVGWSVDLGTGVQTSPGVGLDGTIYLGADDWRLYAIAPPAGTGPARIKWHFQTGGDMLSSPAVGPDGTVYFGSMDGTVYALQEPAAGQREPTVRWTFTSGSRGKTGGFENAPALDGTGRLVIGGNDGLVYVLNSATGERLWTFKTQFTEYAIFSSAALGPDGTIYLGPKDGYLYALREGRGFFGARGRVTWRYRIGTTIETSPVLAPDGTVYLGADNGKIYAIAPPASGETGRLLWEFQTRGTLISSPVIGPDGSLYSGSMDGKVYAFHDSKRGRPAQGPLSGTWYGTMTSGGEVQRLALVLAQRGSTLDGILRLQSTLAGGFRGTLDGERLRYTASLLGDCRAEYRGEASATAQEIRGTFAVTDCAGRAVRGAFRVTR is encoded by the coding sequence ATGCGAAGACGCGGTACGGGGGTGGCCCTCGTCGTGGTGGCCCTGCTGGCCGGGGGGGCCGTCGGGGCCGTCCTGGCGCAGACGGCGCCGGTCCCCCCGGCCGCCCTCGCCCCCCTGGCCCAAAGCCACTGGCCCAAGTACCGGCACGACCTCTGGAACACCGGCCGGAGCGCCGTGAGCGGCCCCCGGACGGGGGCGCTGAAGTGGACCTTCTCCACGGGGCGCGCCGAGCAGAACGGCGGCATCGAGACCGACCCGGTGATCGGTCCCGACGGGACGGTCTACCTCGGGGCCAACAACGGGATCCTCTACGGCCTCGACCCGGAGAGCGGCGAGATCCGCTGGGCCTTCCCGACCGGGTTTGACACCTTCGGCATCTACTCGACCCCGGCCATCCTGCGGGACGGGACGGTCGTGTTCGGGGCGAAGGACGGAAAGGTGTACGGCGTCCGGCCGCCGCCGGCCGGCATCCTCGGGGAGGTGGGGTGGAGCGTGGACCTGGGCACCGGGGTCCAGACGTCCCCGGGGGTCGGCCTCGACGGCACGATCTACCTCGGGGCGGACGACTGGCGGCTCTACGCGATTGCGCCCCCCGCGGGGACCGGGCCGGCCCGGATCAAATGGCACTTCCAGACGGGGGGGGACATGCTCTCGTCGCCGGCCGTCGGCCCAGACGGGACCGTCTACTTCGGCTCGATGGACGGGACGGTGTACGCCCTCCAGGAACCGGCCGCCGGCCAGCGGGAGCCGACCGTCCGCTGGACCTTCACCAGCGGCAGCCGGGGGAAGACGGGAGGGTTCGAGAACGCCCCGGCGCTGGACGGGACAGGGCGCCTCGTCATCGGCGGCAATGACGGCCTCGTCTATGTCCTGAACTCCGCCACCGGCGAGCGGCTCTGGACGTTCAAGACCCAGTTCACCGAATACGCGATCTTCTCCTCCGCCGCGCTGGGCCCCGACGGGACCATCTACCTCGGCCCGAAGGACGGGTACCTCTACGCCCTCCGGGAGGGGCGGGGCTTCTTCGGCGCGCGGGGGCGGGTCACCTGGCGGTACCGGATCGGGACGACCATCGAGACCTCGCCCGTCCTGGCGCCGGATGGGACGGTGTACCTCGGCGCCGACAACGGGAAGATCTACGCGATCGCGCCCCCGGCGTCCGGGGAGACCGGCCGGCTGCTGTGGGAGTTCCAGACCCGAGGGACCCTGATCTCCTCGCCGGTGATCGGCCCGGACGGCTCCCTCTACAGCGGGTCCATGGATGGGAAGGTGTACGCCTTCCACGACAGCAAGCGGGGCCGGCCGGCGCAGGGTCCACTCAGCGGGACCTGGTACGGCACCATGACCTCGGGCGGGGAGGTGCAGCGGCTCGCGCTGGTGCTGGCCCAGCGCGGGAGCACCCTGGACGGGATCCTGCGCCTGCAGTCCACCCTGGCGGGCGGCTTCCGGGGGACGCTCGATGGGGAGCGGCTCCGCTACACGGCTTCCCTGCTCGGGGACTGCCGGGCCGAGTACCGCGGGGAGGCGTCGGCGACGGCCCAGGAGATCCGAGGCACCTTCGCGGTGACCGATTGCGCCGGCCGGGCCGTCCGGGGGGCCTTCCGCGTGACCCGGTGA
- a CDS encoding YncE family protein, whose product MRGGVEGGRRGALRCLLALTLALAGCPLAREVPRVATVPVGQWPEDVVFDPGSGLLFVADEGSATVTVLRSGGERVGTVRLETRARHLAVDEGIGLLYAPNEGSGFVAAFGTRDLAERFRVPVGRHPHGIAADPASHRVFVGNEAEGTLTAFDGRTGRVLFTVALGPGPGGVAVDPGTGRVFVVSVKEDRVAVLDGARGTVLAQLPVGRGPTHLKVNPRTGLVYVLNTEAGSVSVLDGRAGRVLATLAVGAYPIGIALDGTAGRAYVVNNRGNTLAILAEASLAVVATRRIPRNVSSAALDPEAGLLYLALKSEDRVAVVRLRDL is encoded by the coding sequence GTGCGCGGCGGCGTGGAGGGCGGGAGGCGGGGGGCGCTCCGGTGTCTCCTCGCGCTCACGCTCGCGCTGGCCGGTTGTCCGCTGGCCCGAGAGGTCCCCCGGGTGGCGACGGTCCCGGTCGGGCAGTGGCCGGAGGACGTCGTCTTTGACCCCGGGTCGGGCCTCCTGTTCGTGGCCGACGAAGGGAGCGCGACCGTCACTGTCCTGCGCTCCGGAGGGGAGCGGGTCGGGACCGTCCGGCTCGAGACCCGGGCGCGCCACCTGGCGGTGGATGAGGGGATCGGGCTCCTCTACGCCCCCAACGAGGGGAGCGGGTTCGTGGCGGCTTTCGGCACGCGGGACCTCGCGGAGCGGTTCCGCGTCCCGGTGGGGAGGCACCCCCACGGGATCGCCGCCGACCCGGCCTCGCATCGGGTCTTCGTCGGCAACGAGGCGGAGGGAACCCTCACAGCCTTTGACGGCCGGACTGGCCGGGTCCTCTTCACGGTGGCGCTGGGGCCGGGCCCCGGCGGGGTGGCCGTGGACCCCGGGACGGGGCGGGTGTTCGTGGTGAGCGTGAAGGAGGATCGGGTGGCTGTGCTGGACGGGGCGCGCGGGACGGTCCTCGCGCAGCTTCCCGTCGGGCGGGGCCCGACGCACCTCAAGGTCAATCCCCGGACGGGGCTCGTGTACGTGCTCAATACCGAGGCGGGCAGCGTGAGCGTTCTGGACGGCCGCGCCGGGCGGGTGCTGGCCACCCTCGCGGTCGGCGCCTACCCGATCGGGATCGCGCTGGACGGGACCGCGGGCCGGGCCTACGTGGTGAACAACCGGGGGAACACCCTCGCCATCCTCGCGGAGGCGTCGCTCGCGGTCGTCGCGACGCGGCGGATCCCCCGCAACGTCTCGAGCGCGGCGCTGGACCCGGAGGCCGGCCTGCTCTACCTCGCCCTCAAGAGCGAGGACCGGGTCGCCGTGGTCCGCCTCCGCGACCTCTGA
- a CDS encoding radical SAM protein yields the protein MAFSVGLGLTNECNLRCPHCYRPDMLVERLSLRDVRQVCESIPVRSLNLGVGENGLHPEYHAILDYAAARGITASITSNGLSIDVLPDDAVRRFHSVEFSLDFPTEREHDAFRGRGNWRTVMAALERCATLGVRVTVTAVMMSINFEQLPAVARVAAARGARLRVNVYQPAKTDRFTLTYAQFWDGFRRLLGATRLVATTEPVLAAVLGIEGFAGPGCGRSTVRVAPDGRILPCTYWPHSRLTLADLCALGERIVEAPEFLAARRIPAACDGCPCRGGCAGRRALVGSLDAPDPYCPFARKDRIALSCERAVGEDLPKVGSACTTVVSAG from the coding sequence ATGGCATTCTCCGTCGGCCTCGGCCTGACCAACGAGTGCAACCTCCGCTGCCCCCACTGCTACCGCCCGGACATGCTGGTCGAGCGCCTCTCCCTCCGGGACGTGCGGCAGGTGTGCGAGAGCATCCCCGTCCGCTCCCTCAACCTTGGGGTCGGAGAGAACGGCCTGCACCCCGAGTACCACGCCATCCTGGACTACGCGGCCGCGCGGGGGATCACGGCCAGCATCACCTCCAACGGCCTGAGCATCGACGTCCTCCCGGACGATGCCGTCCGGCGGTTCCACAGCGTGGAGTTCTCCCTGGATTTCCCCACCGAACGCGAGCACGATGCCTTTCGGGGACGGGGGAACTGGCGGACCGTGATGGCTGCCCTGGAGCGGTGCGCCACGCTGGGGGTGCGGGTCACCGTGACCGCCGTGATGATGAGCATCAACTTCGAGCAGCTGCCGGCCGTCGCCCGGGTCGCCGCCGCACGGGGCGCCAGGCTGCGGGTGAACGTCTATCAGCCGGCGAAGACGGACCGATTCACCCTGACCTACGCGCAGTTCTGGGACGGGTTCCGGCGGCTCCTCGGCGCCACCCGGCTGGTGGCGACGACCGAGCCGGTCCTGGCGGCGGTTCTCGGCATCGAGGGGTTCGCGGGGCCGGGGTGCGGCCGCTCCACGGTCCGCGTCGCCCCGGACGGCCGGATCCTCCCGTGCACCTACTGGCCGCACAGCCGCCTGACCCTCGCCGATCTGTGCGCGCTGGGGGAGCGGATCGTCGAGGCGCCCGAGTTCCTGGCGGCTCGCCGGATCCCCGCCGCCTGCGACGGGTGTCCCTGCCGGGGGGGCTGCGCGGGTCGGCGGGCGCTGGTCGGCAGCCTGGACGCCCCCGATCCCTACTGTCCCTTCGCCCGGAAGGACCGGATCGCGCTCTCCTGCGAGCGGGCGGTCGGGGAGGACCTGCCCAAGGTGGGCAGCGCCTGCACGACCGTGGTCTCCGCGGGCTAA
- a CDS encoding glycosyltransferase, translated as MPVILQALVGLLYLVTLVGLFLYGLNAYVMLAVHWWHRRRAEAAPPPPAPAVWPVVTVQLPLYNERYVARRLLEAVARLDYPADRLEIQVLDDSTDETSGVVAECAGRLRAQGLRVAHLRRAVRTGFKAGALAAGCAEARGEFLAIFDADFVPPPDFLERTIPHFAEPGVAVVQTRWGHLNRDYSLLTVAQALGIDGHFGVEQAARCWGRLLLNFNGTAGVWRKAAILDAGGWAHDTLTEDLDLSYRAQLKGWRILYRPDLTCPAELPVLVTGFKSQQRRWAKGSIQTAMKLLPAVLRAPLPAWTKYQAFIHLTYYMIHPLMLTGVLLSAPLLGLRDVTPPPSVLLGLSLAFGLGIFGPGCMLGYAQRVLEPAGGRRLWQLPTIMVIGVGVAWSTSLAVLGAFRGRAREFVRTPKFGIGAGGGSWRGKAYGGGRPWGGLVEIGLGLYCAATAASFWQQGHYGALPFLGLYAAGFLTVGALTVLQTVAGNRVPLAAAEGGRISAGKAA; from the coding sequence ATGCCCGTGATCCTCCAGGCCCTCGTGGGCCTGCTGTACCTGGTGACCCTCGTCGGCCTCTTCCTGTACGGCCTCAACGCCTACGTGATGCTGGCGGTGCACTGGTGGCACCGGCGCCGGGCCGAGGCGGCGCCGCCACCGCCGGCTCCCGCGGTCTGGCCCGTGGTCACGGTCCAGCTCCCGCTCTACAACGAGCGGTACGTGGCCCGCCGCCTGCTCGAGGCTGTTGCGCGGTTGGATTATCCGGCGGACCGGCTCGAGATCCAGGTACTGGACGACTCCACCGACGAGACCAGCGGGGTCGTCGCGGAGTGCGCCGGCCGGCTCCGGGCGCAGGGGCTCCGGGTCGCCCATCTCCGCCGCGCCGTGCGGACCGGCTTCAAGGCCGGCGCCCTCGCGGCCGGGTGCGCGGAGGCGCGGGGGGAGTTCCTCGCGATCTTCGACGCCGACTTCGTCCCCCCGCCCGACTTTCTCGAGCGGACCATCCCGCACTTCGCCGAGCCGGGCGTGGCCGTCGTCCAGACGCGCTGGGGGCACCTCAACCGGGACTACTCCCTCCTGACCGTGGCCCAGGCCCTGGGGATTGACGGCCACTTCGGCGTCGAGCAGGCGGCCCGCTGCTGGGGGAGGCTCCTCCTGAACTTCAATGGCACCGCCGGGGTCTGGCGCAAGGCGGCCATCCTGGACGCGGGGGGGTGGGCCCACGACACCCTGACCGAAGATCTGGACCTCTCCTACCGGGCCCAGCTCAAGGGGTGGCGCATCCTGTACCGGCCCGACCTCACCTGCCCGGCGGAGCTGCCGGTCCTGGTGACGGGGTTCAAGTCCCAGCAGCGGCGGTGGGCGAAGGGCTCCATCCAGACGGCGATGAAGCTCCTCCCCGCCGTCCTCCGGGCGCCGCTCCCCGCCTGGACCAAGTACCAGGCCTTCATTCACCTGACCTACTACATGATCCATCCCCTGATGCTGACCGGGGTCCTCCTCTCGGCACCGCTCCTTGGCCTCCGGGACGTGACCCCCCCGCCGTCAGTCCTGCTGGGGCTGAGCCTTGCCTTCGGCCTTGGCATCTTCGGCCCGGGTTGCATGCTGGGTTACGCCCAGCGCGTCCTGGAGCCGGCCGGGGGGCGGCGCCTCTGGCAGTTGCCGACGATCATGGTGATCGGGGTGGGGGTGGCGTGGAGCACCAGTCTGGCCGTCCTGGGGGCCTTTCGGGGGAGGGCGCGGGAGTTCGTCCGGACGCCCAAGTTCGGGATCGGCGCGGGCGGCGGGTCCTGGCGGGGGAAGGCCTACGGGGGCGGGCGCCCGTGGGGCGGCCTGGTGGAGATCGGGCTCGGGCTCTACTGCGCGGCCACCGCAGCCTCCTTCTGGCAGCAGGGGCACTACGGGGCCCTGCCGTTCCTCGGCCTCTACGCGGCCGGGTTCCTGACGGTGGGCGCCCTCACTGTCCTCCAGACGGTGGCCGGAAACCGGGTCCCGCTCGCGGCCGCGGAGGGGGGCCGGATCAGCGCGGGGAAGGCGGCCTGA
- a CDS encoding TQO small subunit DoxD, with protein sequence MQSDRVGIATRGPLWPLALFRIAFGLLYLDMAWQKAPWVITDGHRFGWLHGFIEKEIAHPTFGWYTAFLQGVVLPNFTLFGMLTFLTELGLGVLLLFGLLTRLAGLGGFLWQVNIALGAFNVPGEWGWIWVLLTLPQFCFALCGAGRVLGLDRVLEPALRQRAADAAWARLLLRAV encoded by the coding sequence ATGCAGAGCGACCGAGTCGGCATTGCGACCCGCGGCCCCCTCTGGCCGCTTGCCCTCTTCCGGATCGCTTTCGGGCTCCTGTACCTGGACATGGCCTGGCAGAAGGCCCCCTGGGTCATCACGGACGGGCACCGGTTCGGCTGGCTGCACGGGTTCATCGAGAAGGAGATCGCCCACCCCACTTTCGGATGGTACACGGCGTTCCTCCAGGGGGTGGTGCTCCCCAACTTCACGCTCTTCGGGATGCTCACGTTCCTCACCGAGCTCGGCCTGGGGGTGCTCCTGCTGTTCGGGCTCCTGACCCGCCTGGCCGGCCTCGGGGGCTTCCTCTGGCAGGTGAACATCGCGCTGGGGGCGTTCAACGTCCCCGGGGAGTGGGGCTGGATCTGGGTCCTCCTCACCCTCCCCCAGTTCTGCTTCGCCCTCTGCGGGGCCGGGCGGGTCCTGGGGCTCGACCGGGTCCTCGAGCCGGCGCTGCGCCAGCGGGCGGCGGACGCGGCCTGGGCGCGCCTCCTGCTGCGTGCCGTTTGA
- a CDS encoding glycosyltransferase 87 family protein: MGDVWRVRMLVGGLGALSLLGYALGFPWVPGAGPEPLVAFVALSLGLFLLYLLTAWVVVRRRSADRVLLGLILGFGFLFRLVLLPSPVVLSSDLYRYLWDGRVQRAGINPYQYPPAAEALAPLRDPAVFPHINRPDKPTIYPPGAQVLFAALTAIASDSILGWRLFLLGCEVVTAVLLLGLLRRMGVPPSGVLLYAWAPLAVFEGVQAGHLDAALLPALLLALRWRQEGRGVPAGAALGVAVLLKLYPAVLLLAWWRRGEWRFPAACAGVVAAGYFPYLAGAGSGVTGFLPEYFGSAEDFNVGLRFFLSQGIGLGGEVARGVVMLLLFGLLAVVLLLIAWRRTEDFAGIFGAAMGAAAAYLLFVPTAMHPWYVLWILPFVAVQPSAAWLYFSGAVVLSYLKYAWEPAGLPLWVRAVEFLPLYGLLAWEWGRGRTGLLPGAAGPEPRTLGLRGHRPVGQPPCP, translated from the coding sequence ATGGGCGACGTCTGGCGGGTCCGGATGCTCGTCGGGGGGCTCGGGGCTCTCAGCCTGCTCGGCTACGCGCTCGGCTTCCCCTGGGTGCCCGGCGCCGGGCCGGAACCCCTCGTCGCCTTCGTCGCCCTCTCCCTGGGTCTCTTCCTTCTCTATCTGCTGACAGCGTGGGTGGTGGTGCGTCGCCGGTCCGCGGACCGGGTCCTGCTCGGCCTGATCCTCGGGTTCGGTTTCCTTTTCCGGCTCGTCCTGCTCCCGAGTCCGGTGGTCCTGTCTTCGGACCTCTACCGCTACTTGTGGGACGGGCGGGTCCAGCGGGCCGGGATCAATCCCTACCAGTATCCGCCCGCCGCTGAGGCGCTCGCCCCCCTCCGCGATCCGGCCGTTTTCCCCCACATCAACCGGCCGGACAAGCCAACCATCTATCCGCCAGGAGCGCAGGTGCTGTTCGCCGCCCTCACGGCCATCGCCTCGGACAGCATCCTGGGGTGGAGGCTCTTCTTGCTCGGATGTGAGGTCGTCACGGCGGTGCTCCTCCTTGGGCTGCTCCGCCGGATGGGGGTCCCCCCGAGCGGGGTCCTTCTGTACGCGTGGGCGCCGCTGGCCGTCTTCGAGGGGGTGCAGGCGGGGCACCTGGACGCGGCCCTTCTGCCGGCGCTCCTCCTCGCGCTCCGGTGGCGGCAGGAGGGACGGGGGGTGCCGGCCGGTGCGGCCCTGGGGGTGGCCGTCCTGCTGAAGTTGTACCCGGCGGTCCTGCTTCTCGCCTGGTGGCGGCGCGGCGAGTGGCGGTTCCCGGCCGCCTGCGCAGGCGTGGTGGCGGCGGGCTACTTCCCGTACCTGGCGGGGGCGGGGAGCGGTGTCACCGGCTTCCTCCCGGAGTACTTCGGGAGCGCCGAGGACTTCAACGTGGGCCTCCGCTTCTTCCTCAGCCAGGGCATCGGCCTCGGCGGCGAGGTGGCGCGGGGCGTGGTCATGCTGCTGCTCTTCGGGCTGCTGGCCGTCGTCCTGCTGCTGATCGCCTGGCGGCGCACCGAGGATTTCGCCGGGATCTTCGGGGCCGCGATGGGGGCTGCGGCCGCCTACCTCCTCTTCGTGCCGACGGCCATGCATCCGTGGTACGTGCTGTGGATCCTCCCGTTTGTTGCGGTCCAGCCCTCCGCGGCGTGGCTCTACTTCAGCGGGGCCGTCGTCCTCTCGTACCTCAAGTACGCCTGGGAGCCGGCGGGGCTCCCCCTCTGGGTCCGGGCGGTGGAGTTTCTCCCCCTCTACGGCCTCCTCGCCTGGGAGTGGGGCAGGGGCCGCACCGGGCTCTTGCCCGGAGCCGCCGGCCCGGAGCCCCGGACGCTCGGCCTGCGCGGGCACAGGCCGGTGGGACAGCCGCCATGCCCGTGA